Proteins encoded together in one Mastacembelus armatus chromosome 15, fMasArm1.2, whole genome shotgun sequence window:
- the LOC113132003 gene encoding protein phosphatase 1 regulatory subunit 3C-B: MSTASVLRSFSPSTMPGPVMPMDVAMRFYISHSPPPLRGFLSSYDALRRAKNRVNQTPTHSHNQQLYKPLRPCLSSQQKAEDDGSCDSWNNKSVKKRVVFADTKGMSLTAIHVFSKFDDEPYQNKNCGGITEDLQFDMTDLETATMDLKINSVRTLALDFKQPSADYLNFRNRLIQNSVCLENCSLQERSLSGTIKVRNIGFEKSVQVRATFDSWASFSDFDCTFMNNIYSCQDTDTFAFVLELPAYIAPHNRVEFCICFKVQGQSFWDNNDGKNYVVKHVGWNGEDLNPLTPPISAGQKLSEPKNGGVKVLEMEFEQFGSPRMSSGLFPGWQSWGHIDNTVPYW, encoded by the exons atgAGTACAGCAAG CGTGCTCAGGTCTTTCAGCCCATCAACAATGCCTGGCCCAGTAATGCCCATGGATGTTGCTATGAGATTCTACATCAGCcactctccacctcctctcagAGGTTTCCTCAGCTCCTATGACGCGCTGAGGAGGGCCAAGAACCGGGTCAACCAGACCCCCACCCACAGCCACAACCAGCAGCTCTACAAACCCCTGCGACCTTGCCTCAGCAGCCAGCAGAAAGCAGAGGATGATGGCAGCTGCGACAGCTGGAACAACAAGTCTGTCAAGAAGAGGGTGGTGTTTGCAGACACGAAGGGCATGTCACTCACTGCCATACATGTCTTCTCCAAGTTTGATGACGAGCCGTATCAAAACAAGAATTGTGGAGGGATCACAGAGGATCTGCAGTTTGACATGACGGACCTGGAAACGGCCACAATGGACCTAAAGATCAATTCAGTGCGCACCCTGGCACTGGACTTTAAACAGCCCTCGGCCGACTACCTGAACTTCCGGAACCGCCTGATTCAGAACTCAGTCTGCTTGGAGAACTGCTCACTACAGGAGCGTTCACTGAGCGGCACCATAAAGGTCAGAAACATCGGGTTTGAGAAGTCAGTGCAGGTACGTGCCACCTTCGACTCCTGGGCCAGCTTCTCCGACTTCGACTGCACCTTCATGAACAACATCTACAGCTGCCAGGATACTGACacctttgcatttgttttggaGCTGCCTGCCTACATCGCACCACACAATCGGGTGGAGTTCTGCATCTGTTTCAAAGTCCAGGGCCAAAGCTTCTGGGACAATAACGATGGCAAGAACTATGTTGTCAAGCACGTCGGCTGGAACGGAGAGGACCTGAACCCCTTGACACCGCCCATTTCTGCTGGGCAGAAGCTTTCAGAGCCCAAAAATGGGGGTGTGAAGGTGCTGGAGATGGAGTTTGAGCAGTTTGGCAGCCCACGTATGTCCAGCGGACTCTTCCCTGGCTGGCAGAGCTGGGGTCACATTGATAACACTGTGCCTTATTGGTGA
- the fgfbp3 gene encoding fibroblast growth factor-binding protein 2 → MSILPCSFFFLLLICLPILTEAKRQSGQGKPDKPRQPPPSPPPAKRPRNRSVPGSGELTTKEGHHCTWQTSGEGLVSLLVNCSIETLGEQQRYWCRYAGKPDLCQGYGVKSSQYWKQLVGKLKKRQNACEGEKVMKAKTCKKAPAEAHMKLAQRSGEEERKGGKKKVSLASKSSDGEKAERKKKKDEEEEEQKKREEIMEFEEEGMVNDMEPVQSYCSEGWHAVCSFFVKFFEG, encoded by the exons ATGAGCATCCTgccctgcagcttcttcttcctcctccttatCTGCCTCCCCATCCTCACTGAGGCCAAGCGGCAGTCTGGTCAGGGGAAACCCGACAAACCCCGCCAGCCTCCACCGTCCCCGCCACCGGCCAAGAGACCCAGAAATCGCTCAGTGCCCGGCTCTGGAGAGCTGACCACCAAAGAGGGACACCACTGCACGTGGCAGACGTCTGGTGAAGGCCTGGTGAGCCTGCTGGTGAACTGCAGCATTGAGACACTGGGAGAGCAGCAGAG gTACTGGTGTCGTTATGCTGGTAAACCAGACCTCTGTCAGGGCTATGGGGTGAAGTCCAGCCAGTACTGGAAGCAGCTGGTGGGTAAGCTGAAGAAAAGGCAGAACGCCTGTGAAGGAGAGAAGGTCATGAAGGCCAAAACCTGCAAAAAGGCACCTGCAGAGGCCCACATGAAACTCGCCCAACGcagtggagaggaggagaggaagggagggaagaagaaagTATCACTGGCCAGTAAGAGTTCAGATGGAgagaaggcagagaggaagaagaagaaggatgaggaggaagaagagcagaagaagagagaggagataaTGGAGTTTGAGGAGGAAGGAATGGTGAACGACATGGAGCCCGTGCAGAGTTATTGCAGCGAGGGATGGCACGCAGTCTGCTCCTTCTTTGTAAAGTTTTTTGAGGGTTGA